A single Vicugna pacos chromosome 15, VicPac4, whole genome shotgun sequence DNA region contains:
- the C15H2orf74 gene encoding uncharacterized protein C2orf74 homolog isoform X6: MTVRVDESPSYPMSFETTAFTFFIILLICLSCIFFLLVVFLYKCTQNGEDEQTEKGPCTDANGGEGCTAANMEVDNLGDQEKPPVPMRPGILVQRQSKEVVAIPLGNGEDVEDEEEDKIKEKQKPETAGENGQEVMMGFSTLKGQLRICLIEEEDDYLQKPPIPVTGSPSAIGNHKRPLKGVTFSREGRSPCGLEPFHCGAEKGLNGMEGLAKTSRGKSVFQMATGTSQGKESLCPAHAQGERIHKDMNTERPGSLMVIQKAVESQKGV, translated from the exons ATGACTGTGAGAGTGGACGAGTCTCCTAGCTACCCTATGAGCTTTGAAACCACAGCATTCACTTTCTTCATCATCCTTCTAATTTGCCTCAGTTGCATCTTCTTTTTATTGGTggtttttttatataaatg tACCCAAAACGGGGAAGATGAACAGACAGAGAAAGGTCCTTGTACAGATGCTAATGGAGGTGAAGGTTGTACAGCTGCTAATATGGAGGTGGACAATTTAGGAGACCAAGAAAA GCCTCCTGTACCCATGAGGCCTGGCATTCTTGTCCAGAGACAGAGTAAAGAGGTGGTGGCCATACCCTTAGGaaatggagaggatgtggaggatgaagaagaagacaaaataaaagagaagcaaAAGCCCGAGACTGCTGGCGAAAACGGTCAGGAGGTGATGATGGGCTTTTCTACTCTCAAGGGGCAGCTTAGAATTTGTCTGATTGAAGAGGAG GATGACTATTTGCAAAAACCACCCATCCCTGTCACTGGAAGTCCTTCAGCTATTGGTAACCACAAAAGACCCTTAAAAGGAGTGACATTTTCTAGGGAG GGGAGAAGTCCCTGTGGTCTGGAACCGTTCCACTGTGGGGCAGAGAAGGGACTTAATGGAATGGAAGGATTGGCTAAGACAAGCAGAGGGAAGAGTGTCTTTCAGATGGCCACAGGCACAAGCCAAGGCAAAGAG TCACTGTGTCCAGCCCACGCCCAAGGGGAGAGGATACACAAGGACATGAACACCGAGAGGCCGGGCTCGTTGATGGTCATCCAGAAGGCTGTCGAGTCTCAG AAGGGAGTGTGA
- the C15H2orf74 gene encoding uncharacterized protein C2orf74 homolog isoform X5 has translation MTVRVDESPSYPMSFETTAFTFFIILLICLSCIFFLLVVFLYKCTQNGEDEQTEKGPCTDANGGEGCTAANMEVDNLGDQEKPPVPMRPGILVQRQSKEVVAIPLGNGEDVEDEEEDKIKEKQKPETAGENGQEDDYLQKPPIPVTGSPSAIGNHKRPLKGVTFSREGRSPCGLEPFHCGAEKGLNGMEGLAKTSRGKSVFQMATGTSQGKESLCPAHAQGERIHKDMNTERPGSLMVIQKAVESQVGAASGGWQSSLGEHDSSRGQEHAS, from the exons ATGACTGTGAGAGTGGACGAGTCTCCTAGCTACCCTATGAGCTTTGAAACCACAGCATTCACTTTCTTCATCATCCTTCTAATTTGCCTCAGTTGCATCTTCTTTTTATTGGTggtttttttatataaatg tACCCAAAACGGGGAAGATGAACAGACAGAGAAAGGTCCTTGTACAGATGCTAATGGAGGTGAAGGTTGTACAGCTGCTAATATGGAGGTGGACAATTTAGGAGACCAAGAAAA GCCTCCTGTACCCATGAGGCCTGGCATTCTTGTCCAGAGACAGAGTAAAGAGGTGGTGGCCATACCCTTAGGaaatggagaggatgtggaggatgaagaagaagacaaaataaaagagaagcaaAAGCCCGAGACTGCTGGCGAAAACGGTCAGGAG GATGACTATTTGCAAAAACCACCCATCCCTGTCACTGGAAGTCCTTCAGCTATTGGTAACCACAAAAGACCCTTAAAAGGAGTGACATTTTCTAGGGAG GGGAGAAGTCCCTGTGGTCTGGAACCGTTCCACTGTGGGGCAGAGAAGGGACTTAATGGAATGGAAGGATTGGCTAAGACAAGCAGAGGGAAGAGTGTCTTTCAGATGGCCACAGGCACAAGCCAAGGCAAAGAG TCACTGTGTCCAGCCCACGCCCAAGGGGAGAGGATACACAAGGACATGAACACCGAGAGGCCGGGCTCGTTGATGGTCATCCAGAAGGCTGTCGAGTCTCAGGTTGGTGCTGCCTCTGGTGGCTGGCagtcctctctgggagaacatgACTCCAGTAGAGGTCAAGAGCATGCCAGCTGA
- the C15H2orf74 gene encoding uncharacterized protein C2orf74 homolog isoform X7 — MEVDNLGDQEKPPVPMRPGILVQRQSKEVVAIPLGNGEDVEDEEEDKIKEKQKPETAGENGQEVMMGFSTLKGQLRICLIEEEDDYLQKPPIPVTGSPSAIGNHKRPLKGVTFSREGRSPCGLEPFHCGAEKGLNGMEGLAKTSRGKSVFQMATGTSQGKESLCPAHAQGERIHKDMNTERPGSLMVIQKAVESQVGAASGGWQSSLGEHDSSRGQEHAS, encoded by the exons ATGGAGGTGGACAATTTAGGAGACCAAGAAAA GCCTCCTGTACCCATGAGGCCTGGCATTCTTGTCCAGAGACAGAGTAAAGAGGTGGTGGCCATACCCTTAGGaaatggagaggatgtggaggatgaagaagaagacaaaataaaagagaagcaaAAGCCCGAGACTGCTGGCGAAAACGGTCAGGAGGTGATGATGGGCTTTTCTACTCTCAAGGGGCAGCTTAGAATTTGTCTGATTGAAGAGGAG GATGACTATTTGCAAAAACCACCCATCCCTGTCACTGGAAGTCCTTCAGCTATTGGTAACCACAAAAGACCCTTAAAAGGAGTGACATTTTCTAGGGAG GGGAGAAGTCCCTGTGGTCTGGAACCGTTCCACTGTGGGGCAGAGAAGGGACTTAATGGAATGGAAGGATTGGCTAAGACAAGCAGAGGGAAGAGTGTCTTTCAGATGGCCACAGGCACAAGCCAAGGCAAAGAG TCACTGTGTCCAGCCCACGCCCAAGGGGAGAGGATACACAAGGACATGAACACCGAGAGGCCGGGCTCGTTGATGGTCATCCAGAAGGCTGTCGAGTCTCAGGTTGGTGCTGCCTCTGGTGGCTGGCagtcctctctgggagaacatgACTCCAGTAGAGGTCAAGAGCATGCCAGCTGA
- the C15H2orf74 gene encoding uncharacterized protein C2orf74 homolog isoform X1, translated as MTVRVDESPSYPMSFETTAFTFFIILLICLSCIFFLLVVFLYKCTQNGEDEQTEKGPCTDANGGEGCTAANMEVDNLGDQEKPPVPMRPGILVQRQSKEVVAIPLGNGEDVEDEEEDKIKEKQKPETAGENGQEVMMGFSTLKGQLRICLIEEEDDYLQKPPIPVTGSPSAIGNHKRPLKGVTFSREGRSPCGLEPFHCGAEKGLNGMEGLAKTSRGKSVFQMATGTSQGKESLCPAHAQGERIHKDMNTERPGSLMVIQKAVESQVGAASGGWQSSLGEHDSSRGQEHAS; from the exons ATGACTGTGAGAGTGGACGAGTCTCCTAGCTACCCTATGAGCTTTGAAACCACAGCATTCACTTTCTTCATCATCCTTCTAATTTGCCTCAGTTGCATCTTCTTTTTATTGGTggtttttttatataaatg tACCCAAAACGGGGAAGATGAACAGACAGAGAAAGGTCCTTGTACAGATGCTAATGGAGGTGAAGGTTGTACAGCTGCTAATATGGAGGTGGACAATTTAGGAGACCAAGAAAA GCCTCCTGTACCCATGAGGCCTGGCATTCTTGTCCAGAGACAGAGTAAAGAGGTGGTGGCCATACCCTTAGGaaatggagaggatgtggaggatgaagaagaagacaaaataaaagagaagcaaAAGCCCGAGACTGCTGGCGAAAACGGTCAGGAGGTGATGATGGGCTTTTCTACTCTCAAGGGGCAGCTTAGAATTTGTCTGATTGAAGAGGAG GATGACTATTTGCAAAAACCACCCATCCCTGTCACTGGAAGTCCTTCAGCTATTGGTAACCACAAAAGACCCTTAAAAGGAGTGACATTTTCTAGGGAG GGGAGAAGTCCCTGTGGTCTGGAACCGTTCCACTGTGGGGCAGAGAAGGGACTTAATGGAATGGAAGGATTGGCTAAGACAAGCAGAGGGAAGAGTGTCTTTCAGATGGCCACAGGCACAAGCCAAGGCAAAGAG TCACTGTGTCCAGCCCACGCCCAAGGGGAGAGGATACACAAGGACATGAACACCGAGAGGCCGGGCTCGTTGATGGTCATCCAGAAGGCTGTCGAGTCTCAGGTTGGTGCTGCCTCTGGTGGCTGGCagtcctctctgggagaacatgACTCCAGTAGAGGTCAAGAGCATGCCAGCTGA
- the C15H2orf74 gene encoding uncharacterized protein C2orf74 homolog isoform X2 — MTVRVDESPSYPMSFETTAFTFFIILLICLSCIFFLLVVFLYKCTQNGEDEQTEKGPCTDANGGEGCTAANMEVDNLGDQEKPPVPMRPGILVQRQSKEVVAIPLGNGEDVEDEEEDKIKEKQKPETAGENGQEVMMGFSTLKGQLRICLIEEEDDYLQKPPIPVTGSPSAIGNHKRPLKGVTFSREGRSPCGLEPFHCGAEKGLNGMEGLAKTSRGKSVFQMATGTSQGKEQVTVSSPRPRGEDTQGHEHREAGLVDGHPEGCRVSGWCCLWWLAVLSGRT, encoded by the exons ATGACTGTGAGAGTGGACGAGTCTCCTAGCTACCCTATGAGCTTTGAAACCACAGCATTCACTTTCTTCATCATCCTTCTAATTTGCCTCAGTTGCATCTTCTTTTTATTGGTggtttttttatataaatg tACCCAAAACGGGGAAGATGAACAGACAGAGAAAGGTCCTTGTACAGATGCTAATGGAGGTGAAGGTTGTACAGCTGCTAATATGGAGGTGGACAATTTAGGAGACCAAGAAAA GCCTCCTGTACCCATGAGGCCTGGCATTCTTGTCCAGAGACAGAGTAAAGAGGTGGTGGCCATACCCTTAGGaaatggagaggatgtggaggatgaagaagaagacaaaataaaagagaagcaaAAGCCCGAGACTGCTGGCGAAAACGGTCAGGAGGTGATGATGGGCTTTTCTACTCTCAAGGGGCAGCTTAGAATTTGTCTGATTGAAGAGGAG GATGACTATTTGCAAAAACCACCCATCCCTGTCACTGGAAGTCCTTCAGCTATTGGTAACCACAAAAGACCCTTAAAAGGAGTGACATTTTCTAGGGAG GGGAGAAGTCCCTGTGGTCTGGAACCGTTCCACTGTGGGGCAGAGAAGGGACTTAATGGAATGGAAGGATTGGCTAAGACAAGCAGAGGGAAGAGTGTCTTTCAGATGGCCACAGGCACAAGCCAAGGCAAAGAG CAAGTCACTGTGTCCAGCCCACGCCCAAGGGGAGAGGATACACAAGGACATGAACACCGAGAGGCCGGGCTCGTTGATGGTCATCCAGAAGGCTGTCGAGTCTCAGGTTGGTGCTGCCTCTGGTGGCTGGCagtcctctctgggagaacatgA
- the C15H2orf74 gene encoding uncharacterized protein C2orf74 homolog isoform X4 codes for MTVRVDESPSYPMSFETTAFTFFIILLICLSCIFFLLVVFLYKCTQNGEDEQTEKGPCTDANGGEGCTAANMEVDNLGDQEKPPVPMRPGILVQRQSKEVVAIPLGNGEDVEDEEEDKIKEKQKPETAGENGQEVMMGFSTLKGQLRICLIEEEDDYLQKPPIPVTGSPSAIGNHKRPLKGVTFSREGRSPCGLEPFHCGAEKGLNGMEGLAKTSRGKSVFQMATGTSQGKEQVTVSSPRPRGEDTQGHEHREAGLVDGHPEGCRVSEGSVTL; via the exons ATGACTGTGAGAGTGGACGAGTCTCCTAGCTACCCTATGAGCTTTGAAACCACAGCATTCACTTTCTTCATCATCCTTCTAATTTGCCTCAGTTGCATCTTCTTTTTATTGGTggtttttttatataaatg tACCCAAAACGGGGAAGATGAACAGACAGAGAAAGGTCCTTGTACAGATGCTAATGGAGGTGAAGGTTGTACAGCTGCTAATATGGAGGTGGACAATTTAGGAGACCAAGAAAA GCCTCCTGTACCCATGAGGCCTGGCATTCTTGTCCAGAGACAGAGTAAAGAGGTGGTGGCCATACCCTTAGGaaatggagaggatgtggaggatgaagaagaagacaaaataaaagagaagcaaAAGCCCGAGACTGCTGGCGAAAACGGTCAGGAGGTGATGATGGGCTTTTCTACTCTCAAGGGGCAGCTTAGAATTTGTCTGATTGAAGAGGAG GATGACTATTTGCAAAAACCACCCATCCCTGTCACTGGAAGTCCTTCAGCTATTGGTAACCACAAAAGACCCTTAAAAGGAGTGACATTTTCTAGGGAG GGGAGAAGTCCCTGTGGTCTGGAACCGTTCCACTGTGGGGCAGAGAAGGGACTTAATGGAATGGAAGGATTGGCTAAGACAAGCAGAGGGAAGAGTGTCTTTCAGATGGCCACAGGCACAAGCCAAGGCAAAGAG CAAGTCACTGTGTCCAGCCCACGCCCAAGGGGAGAGGATACACAAGGACATGAACACCGAGAGGCCGGGCTCGTTGATGGTCATCCAGAAGGCTGTCGAGTCTCAG AAGGGAGTGTGACTCTCTGA
- the C15H2orf74 gene encoding uncharacterized protein C2orf74 homolog isoform X8: MTVRVDESPSYPMSFETTAFTFFIILLICLSCIFFLLVVFLYKCTQNGEDEQTEKGPCTDANGGEGCTAANMEVDNLGDQEKPPVPMRPGILVQRQSKEVVAIPLGNGEDVEDEEEDKIKEKQKPETAGENGQEVMMGFSTLKGQLRICLIEEEDDYLQKPPIPVTGSPSAIGNHKRPLKGVTFSREVIVVDLGKDNPVARSYTRLHKERK; this comes from the exons ATGACTGTGAGAGTGGACGAGTCTCCTAGCTACCCTATGAGCTTTGAAACCACAGCATTCACTTTCTTCATCATCCTTCTAATTTGCCTCAGTTGCATCTTCTTTTTATTGGTggtttttttatataaatg tACCCAAAACGGGGAAGATGAACAGACAGAGAAAGGTCCTTGTACAGATGCTAATGGAGGTGAAGGTTGTACAGCTGCTAATATGGAGGTGGACAATTTAGGAGACCAAGAAAA GCCTCCTGTACCCATGAGGCCTGGCATTCTTGTCCAGAGACAGAGTAAAGAGGTGGTGGCCATACCCTTAGGaaatggagaggatgtggaggatgaagaagaagacaaaataaaagagaagcaaAAGCCCGAGACTGCTGGCGAAAACGGTCAGGAGGTGATGATGGGCTTTTCTACTCTCAAGGGGCAGCTTAGAATTTGTCTGATTGAAGAGGAG GATGACTATTTGCAAAAACCACCCATCCCTGTCACTGGAAGTCCTTCAGCTATTGGTAACCACAAAAGACCCTTAAAAGGAGTGACATTTTCTAGGGAGGTAATTGTTGTGGACCTTGGGAAGGACAACCCTGTAGCTCGAAGCTATACTCGATTacataaagagagaaaatga